A single region of the Lotus japonicus ecotype B-129 chromosome 4, LjGifu_v1.2 genome encodes:
- the LOC130712885 gene encoding uncharacterized protein LOC130712885: MPPRQDPTNAQLAQAMAQLAQVVAQQVAVTIAQTAAQAQREAEENNRRAEEEARRASRAERELAQDQIRMRTDFNRHAPPKFQGEAEPEKVDLWVQEMEKIFEALHTPDAEKVNLATFMLKGDVEYWWRSARQLMTANHEAITWESFRKAFMDKYFPETAREEMENRFLSLRQGPTSVGEYVARLEALSKHFRFYQNQVDEAYLCNRFMRGLRNEIEKAVRPLGIRVYQQLVEKAREVEAMENRQRGRPGNGGSVRPGQNQPARYSGQRSVGKFDKGEQAAVTDDLIQGTCLIAGTSLMVLFDSGATYSFIAEDCVKKLGLLTTDLPFDLVVTTPAADQLVTRTACLQCPLVYEDRKFFANLVCLGLKELDVILGMDWLAQYHVLSDCANKAVVFPDLGAMDYLNSYSLGKGSPAYVNSIVAEAKHDGDVYNILVVQEYVDVFPEDVPGLPPVRETEFSPVLDQYRWHLIVWPQRSW; the protein is encoded by the exons ATGCCTCCAAGACAGGACCCCACTAACGCTCAGTTGGCCCAGGCTATGGCCCAGCTGGCGCAGGTCGTCGCCCAGCAGGTCGCCGTTACTATTGCCCAGACTGCAGCCCAGGCTCAGCGAGAGGCAGAAGAGAATAATAGGAGAGCAGAGGAGGAAGCTCGGAGGGCTTCGCGAGCCGAGAGGGAATTGGCTCAAGATCAGATTCGCATGAGAACAGATTTCAACCGGCACGCACCGCCCAAGTTCCAGGGCGAAGCTGAACCCGAAAAGGTTGATCTATGGGTTCAGGAGATGGAGAAGATCTTTGAGGCACTTCATACCCCGGATGCCGAGAAGGTCAACTTGGCCACTTTTATGCTGAAGGGTGATGTtgagtattggtggcgtagTGCCAGACAGCTGATGACGGCCAACCATGAGGCCATCACTTGGGAGTCTTTCAGAAAGGCTTTCATGGATAAGTATTTCCCGGAAACAGCAAGGGAAGAAATGGAGAACAGGTTCCTCAGCTTGAGGCAAGGACCTACCTCTGTGGGAGAGTATGTTGCACGTTTGGAAGCTCTATccaaacactttcgattctACCAGAACCAGGTGGATGAGGCTTACTTATGCAACAGGTTCATGCGAGGGTTGAGGAATGAAATTGAGAAGGCTGTGAGGCCTTTGGGAATCAGGGTCTACCAACAGCTAGTGGAGAAGGCCCGTGAAGTCGAGGCTATGGAAAACAGGCAGAGAGGCCGCCCAGGGAACGGAGGATCAGTACGCCCGGGACAGAATCAACCGGCGAGATACAGTGGGCAGAGATCAGTGGGGAAGTTTGACAAAG GAGAACAAGCTGCTGTTACTGATGACCTTATCCAGGGTACATGTCTTATTGCTGGAACATCACTAATGGTTTTATTTGATTCGGGTGCTACGTACTCATTCATTGCTGAGGATTGTGTGAAGAAGTTAGGGCTACTGACTACTGATCTACCCTTCGATCTGGTGGTGACAACCCCTGCCGCTGATCAACTAGTTACACGCACGGCATGCTTGCAATGTCCGTTGGTttacgaggatcggaagttcttTGCGAACCTCGTTTGTCTAGGGCTCAAAGAGCTGGATGTGATcttgggaatggattggttagcGCAATATCACGTGCTCTCAGATTGTGCTAACAAGGCGGTAGTATTCCCAGATCTCGGCGCTATGGATTACTTAAACTCGTACAGCCTGGGGAAGGGTTCACCGGCGTATGTGAACTCTATCGTTGCCGAAGCAAAACATGATGGTGATGTGTATAATATCTTGGTGGTACAGGAGTATGTCGATGTGTTTCCCGAAGACGTACCCGGTTTGCCACCAGTCAGAGAGACGGAGTTCTCCCCGGTACTGGACCAATATCGATGGCACCTTATAGTATGGCCCCAGCGGAGTTGGTAG